A genome region from Candidatus Desulfatibia profunda includes the following:
- a CDS encoding response regulator — MRSILVIDDVEQVVFVITMALAKYGFNVEIASDGLEGIKKFDEGRFDLVITDICMPGLNGNAVVQYVRNSEKHFTPVLGISGTPWLFGDAGFDAVLSKPFSIKELVDTVEILTAEALTSIATN, encoded by the coding sequence ATGCGCAGCATTTTGGTCATTGACGATGTAGAGCAGGTTGTCTTCGTGATTACCATGGCGCTGGCAAAATACGGCTTTAATGTGGAGATTGCTTCAGATGGCCTGGAAGGAATCAAGAAGTTTGATGAGGGCCGTTTTGACTTGGTTATTACGGATATTTGCATGCCCGGCCTTAACGGCAATGCCGTTGTTCAATATGTTCGTAACTCCGAAAAACACTTTACTCCCGTTCTCGGGATCTCCGGAACCCCCTGGCTCTTTGGAGATGCCGGCTTTGATGCCGTCCTTTCAAAGCCGTTTTCAATCAAAGAATTGGTTGATACCGTTGAGATTCTGACCGCAGAAGCCTTAACCTCGATAGCAACCAATTAA
- a CDS encoding YkgJ family cysteine cluster protein, with product MTIPIALNSIYHRSYFFDQGILFECQRCGACCTGNPGIVNVDKSEFEKMARYLSVQVSSFIDTYLYPLKGDYSIRAYPDGRCYFYQDGCIVYPVRPGQCRTFPFWFENLRSAKKWRKVSKECPGIGRGRYYSKEQILKTLHSEFADHVQNLIV from the coding sequence ATGACTATACCCATAGCCTTGAACAGTATATACCATCGCTCCTATTTTTTTGATCAGGGAATTTTATTCGAATGCCAAAGGTGCGGTGCCTGCTGTACCGGAAATCCGGGAATCGTAAATGTTGATAAAAGTGAATTCGAAAAGATGGCCCGATATCTTTCCGTTCAAGTTTCCAGTTTTATTGATACCTATCTTTATCCTTTAAAAGGAGATTACAGTATCAGGGCATACCCGGACGGCCGGTGTTATTTTTATCAGGACGGATGCATTGTTTATCCGGTCCGCCCCGGCCAGTGCCGGACGTTTCCTTTCTGGTTTGAAAATTTGCGTTCTGCTAAAAAATGGCGAAAGGTCTCCAAGGAATGCCCCGGAATCGGCCGTGGAAGGTATTATTCCAAGGAGCAGATCCTAAAAACCCTGCACTCTGAATTTGCCGATCATGTCCAGAACCTGATTGTATAA
- a CDS encoding YihY/virulence factor BrkB family protein, which translates to MPPKDPDSFSNFSWRHFQVFLQKISLSITLFVKNELFNHAGAAAFFFLLSIPPVFLLLLIAFDRYLVSYAGASAIFFDFLRNINENLDKDFLIRIGLLNVKTTAIGVFGLINLLWAGRAILTAVQRCLGIIFPAEKVRPPLVVNIFSFVILSILLLVSILITFTSIGFYFFQNLLKDYVIVQTLFQSLLPVIRRVFPFLIIVMLIFLAYRFVPPSRPKTLSSLLSAVLCTFSVFLLHILFSKFFTVTQYSVIYGVLGSLILMVIWVYFSFLLFFFFAEYTFVSDKLDILVFERMYLFRLKQNMKATKIEKFLFSDPKQVYEKYARKYEPGEILFREGDKSSDIYFLDRGRINIFRNIDGIDHKITTIPEGQVFGEMAYLLNESRTATAVAETESILLVVMPETFEELLQASATFSRDVIQELCDRLHKTHLACNP; encoded by the coding sequence ATGCCCCCAAAGGATCCCGACAGCTTTTCTAACTTTTCCTGGAGGCATTTTCAGGTTTTTCTTCAAAAGATCAGCCTTTCCATCACTTTATTTGTCAAAAACGAACTGTTCAATCATGCCGGAGCTGCGGCTTTTTTCTTCCTTTTGTCGATTCCGCCGGTCTTTCTTTTGCTGCTGATCGCCTTTGACCGTTATCTGGTTTCTTATGCCGGTGCCTCCGCCATCTTTTTTGACTTTCTCAGAAATATCAACGAAAATCTGGACAAGGACTTCTTGATAAGGATCGGCCTGCTGAACGTCAAAACCACAGCCATCGGCGTCTTCGGACTGATCAATCTGCTCTGGGCCGGGCGGGCGATTCTAACTGCCGTCCAGAGGTGTTTGGGAATTATCTTTCCTGCCGAAAAAGTGCGTCCGCCGCTGGTGGTGAACATCTTTTCATTTGTGATTCTATCCATTCTGCTGCTGGTGTCGATTTTAATCACCTTTACCAGTATCGGCTTTTATTTTTTTCAGAACCTTTTGAAGGATTACGTGATTGTTCAAACCTTATTCCAATCCCTGCTGCCGGTGATAAGGCGTGTTTTTCCGTTTTTGATTATCGTTATGCTGATTTTTCTGGCGTACCGTTTTGTGCCTCCCAGCAGGCCCAAAACGCTATCCAGTCTGCTCAGCGCCGTCTTGTGCACCTTTTCGGTCTTTCTGCTCCATATCCTGTTTTCCAAGTTTTTTACCGTCACCCAATACAGTGTCATCTATGGCGTCCTCGGCTCACTGATTTTAATGGTGATCTGGGTCTATTTTTCTTTTTTGCTTTTCTTTTTCTTTGCTGAATATACGTTCGTTTCCGACAAACTGGATATTCTGGTATTCGAACGCATGTATCTTTTCCGGCTTAAGCAAAACATGAAGGCAACAAAGATCGAAAAATTTCTTTTCAGTGATCCGAAACAGGTTTATGAAAAATATGCCAGAAAATACGAACCGGGGGAAATTCTCTTCCGTGAAGGGGATAAAAGCTCTGATATCTATTTTCTCGACCGGGGACGCATTAATATTTTTCGCAACATCGACGGCATTGATCATAAAATCACCACCATCCCCGAAGGACAGGTTTTTGGTGAAATGGCCTACCTTTTGAACGAGAGCCGAACCGCAACCGCCGTAGCTGAAACAGAATCGATCCTGCTGGTTGTTATGCCGGAAACTTTTGAGGAACTTCTCCAGGCGAGCGCCACCTTTTCCAGAGACGTTATTCAGGAGTTGTGTGATCGTCTCCACAAAACCCATCTCGCGTGCAATCCCTGA
- a CDS encoding MBL fold metallo-hydrolase has product MWRSTTANNCNTYLIDGPTRMLIDPGHSKQFEHVRKGLGELGLSLDDIGLILGTHAHPDHIEAAGLFKEKAALVTLHQKDWRFLKSMDKYPNTPLSISSKSIAPAFFLKEGDLSVNGLDFLVLHTPGHSPGSVCLYWPDEKLLFSGDVVFKAGLGRTDLPGGKGSLLKQSIKRLAGLELEWLLPGHGDVISGNEAIKANFDQLEQAYLRYL; this is encoded by the coding sequence ATCTGGCGATCGACGACTGCAAACAATTGCAATACCTATTTGATTGACGGGCCGACCCGCATGCTGATCGATCCCGGCCACAGCAAGCAATTCGAGCATGTACGCAAAGGGCTCGGAGAATTGGGGCTGTCGCTCGATGACATCGGATTGATCCTAGGCACCCATGCCCATCCGGACCACATAGAGGCTGCCGGGCTCTTTAAGGAAAAGGCTGCCCTTGTAACGCTTCATCAAAAGGATTGGCGATTTCTAAAATCCATGGACAAATACCCAAACACGCCGCTGAGCATAAGTTCCAAATCGATCGCACCTGCTTTTTTTCTAAAAGAAGGAGACCTTTCCGTCAACGGCCTTGATTTTCTGGTGTTGCACACGCCGGGCCATTCACCCGGTTCCGTCTGTCTATACTGGCCGGATGAAAAGCTGCTTTTTAGCGGAGATGTGGTTTTCAAAGCAGGGTTGGGACGCACGGATCTGCCCGGCGGCAAGGGTTCGTTGCTCAAGCAAAGCATTAAAAGACTGGCCGGGCTCGAGCTGGAATGGTTATTGCCGGGACATGGTGATGTCATCAGCGGCAACGAGGCGATTAAGGCAAACTTTGATCAATTGGAGCAGGCCTATCTCAGATACCTCTAA
- a CDS encoding S-layer homology domain-containing protein: MVSRKFFFVIVGICILFLFACGPKAVAPEAELDTPMHHVKNGNKLLKSDKLEAAFREFNRARELDPKYSPAYMGLGLVHGLKAEYDDGFKAMKKADSYADGKEQKAAVNVAFMRLYIMGADKVTKNWLTEVENRFNTAVGYIRDLPDSYFYMGIAFKNSYKFNEAAAQFAKVLEFNKEFIEEANREYATVQKIQRAMPGSVIGKKIALLEQITRADVAALFIEELEVDALFKKRMPKTFDTAFKDPEKNLAAGQYVKTPAATDIENHVLKADIDAVIAAGIKGLQPFPDHTFQPEKVITRAEFAMMVEDILVKITGDDGLATRFIGSPSPFPDLRNDLPFFNAAMVCTTRNILETRNVATGVFAPMEPVSGAEALLSIRVLKTQL; encoded by the coding sequence ATGGTTTCCAGAAAATTCTTTTTTGTCATCGTCGGCATTTGCATACTTTTTCTGTTCGCTTGCGGACCGAAGGCCGTGGCGCCGGAAGCAGAGCTTGATACGCCCATGCACCATGTCAAAAACGGCAACAAGCTGCTGAAGTCCGACAAACTCGAGGCCGCCTTCCGCGAATTTAACCGGGCCAGGGAGCTGGATCCCAAGTATTCGCCGGCGTACATGGGTCTTGGTTTGGTGCATGGTTTGAAAGCTGAATATGACGATGGTTTTAAGGCCATGAAAAAGGCCGACAGCTATGCCGACGGCAAGGAGCAAAAAGCGGCCGTCAACGTTGCCTTTATGCGGCTATATATCATGGGCGCAGACAAGGTGACCAAGAATTGGCTCACCGAGGTGGAAAACCGATTCAATACTGCGGTCGGTTATATCCGCGACCTGCCGGACTCGTATTTCTATATGGGCATTGCCTTTAAAAATTCCTATAAGTTTAACGAGGCCGCCGCTCAATTTGCCAAAGTGCTTGAATTCAACAAAGAATTTATTGAAGAAGCAAACAGGGAATATGCGACGGTTCAAAAAATTCAAAGAGCAATGCCCGGTTCGGTGATCGGAAAGAAAATTGCGCTCCTGGAACAGATCACGCGGGCCGACGTTGCCGCGCTTTTTATCGAAGAGCTGGAAGTTGATGCGCTTTTCAAGAAACGGATGCCAAAGACGTTCGATACCGCGTTTAAGGACCCGGAAAAGAACCTTGCCGCCGGTCAGTACGTCAAAACTCCTGCGGCAACCGATATTGAGAACCATGTTCTCAAGGCCGATATTGATGCGGTCATTGCCGCCGGAATTAAAGGACTGCAGCCTTTTCCCGACCATACCTTTCAACCCGAGAAAGTCATCACCCGAGCTGAATTTGCGATGATGGTTGAGGACATCCTGGTCAAAATCACCGGAGACGATGGTCTTGCCACCAGGTTTATCGGCAGCCCGTCACCGTTTCCGGATCTGAGAAACGATTTGCCGTTTTTTAATGCCGCCATGGTCTGCACCACGCGCAATATATTGGAAACCAGAAACGTTGCAACCGGCGTGTTCGCACCGATGGAGCCGGTTTCCGGCGCTGAAGCCCTTTTGAGCATTCGCGTGTTGAAAACGCAACTGTAA
- a CDS encoding DUF799 family lipoprotein: protein MKLLARLLVLMVFFASVTFMGCAHVGTDSQQAFVVATSEAFKNFKGEYENTQYFKKHKPKSLAVLPFQYLEQKSYSIDFESENPAGIVRRGMYNHIASLPFNDQELYNTDKLIKNTGFEDIRKVEALIAENPNKLKSILGVDAAVTGQVTHFDRIFAGIYSQVAVGCEVKMWDLKTGNLLWRAKHVSRAHAGGLSLNPIGLVMATVASVWNLRATEMLSQTDELFQEIISTIELPETERFAQLPPPRIDLFAAINTGKPFTVGKKVAFRLIGDPDCSAYVDLGDFKAGIELAPVPGSVKQALQAEVLEAIKKAYQDTGHTLTPELIAAVKQELDSRQIYEGSYTVQPGEQAYGLMAKGYLVNSAGTQGTAIDPANFLDIDGLPPKAAKDLMAESYDNKIKLSWAPNPEDDLAGYEIWSSATPLSGYALAAKSEKHEAIIAELPNFTRIYVQVRAVDKAANTGDFSPYIEAVPLPEPGLYNLPQPGPALGGVIGEKILLVADKNPYTVLSDVTVTPGGVFYVEPGVEILFAPNTALNIDGGDFMVYGMGKKPVRLAPKATGKEPGVWQGVTLKGAKRAVLQHVTIEGATTGLTIADSAPSISSLTITRCSQAALYLKDNARPNISCSTFSGNEGQGAVVIEGEGLAPVIHNNVFENNNPFQVQSYTPLEIDLTGNYWGRSEPEAEWFLGEVLWKPALAKPSVPCPIK, encoded by the coding sequence ATGAAACTTTTAGCCAGGTTGCTCGTACTTATGGTGTTTTTCGCGTCGGTGACCTTTATGGGCTGTGCCCATGTCGGTACCGATTCTCAACAGGCGTTTGTTGTCGCAACGAGTGAGGCCTTTAAAAATTTCAAAGGGGAATACGAAAATACCCAGTATTTTAAGAAACACAAACCAAAGTCTCTGGCGGTTCTTCCTTTCCAGTACCTGGAGCAAAAAAGCTATTCCATTGATTTCGAATCTGAAAACCCCGCCGGCATCGTCCGACGGGGAATGTACAACCATATTGCTTCCCTGCCGTTTAACGATCAGGAGCTTTATAACACAGACAAGCTTATCAAGAACACCGGCTTTGAGGATATTCGCAAAGTCGAAGCGCTCATTGCCGAAAATCCCAATAAACTCAAGAGTATTTTGGGAGTGGATGCTGCCGTTACCGGTCAGGTGACTCACTTCGATCGAATCTTCGCGGGCATCTATTCACAGGTGGCCGTGGGGTGCGAAGTGAAAATGTGGGATTTAAAGACCGGCAATCTCTTGTGGCGCGCCAAGCACGTTTCCCGTGCCCATGCCGGCGGTTTATCCCTCAATCCTATCGGTCTGGTCATGGCTACGGTTGCTTCGGTATGGAACTTGCGCGCAACCGAAATGCTGAGCCAGACCGACGAGCTGTTTCAAGAGATTATCTCAACCATCGAGCTGCCGGAAACAGAACGGTTCGCCCAGCTGCCCCCGCCACGGATCGATTTGTTTGCTGCCATAAATACCGGCAAACCGTTTACGGTCGGTAAAAAAGTCGCCTTTCGACTCATTGGCGACCCGGATTGTTCGGCTTACGTGGACTTGGGCGATTTCAAGGCGGGAATCGAACTTGCTCCCGTGCCCGGGAGTGTAAAGCAGGCGCTGCAGGCCGAAGTGCTGGAGGCAATCAAAAAGGCTTACCAGGATACCGGACATACCCTGACCCCGGAACTTATCGCCGCCGTCAAGCAGGAACTGGATTCACGCCAGATCTATGAAGGCAGTTACACGGTCCAGCCCGGAGAGCAGGCTTACGGCCTGATGGCCAAAGGCTATCTGGTCAATTCAGCCGGGACTCAGGGAACTGCCATCGATCCCGCCAATTTCCTTGACATTGACGGGCTTCCGCCCAAGGCTGCCAAAGATCTAATGGCGGAATCTTACGATAACAAGATAAAATTGAGTTGGGCGCCGAACCCGGAGGACGACCTGGCCGGCTACGAGATATGGTCGAGCGCAACGCCGTTGAGCGGCTACGCTTTGGCTGCAAAAAGCGAAAAACATGAAGCAATCATTGCAGAGTTGCCCAATTTTACCCGGATCTATGTTCAGGTCAGGGCGGTCGACAAGGCCGCCAATACAGGTGATTTCAGCCCATACATCGAAGCGGTTCCCCTGCCCGAGCCGGGGCTGTATAATCTGCCGCAGCCGGGTCCTGCCCTGGGAGGGGTGATCGGGGAAAAAATCCTGCTGGTTGCCGATAAAAATCCCTATACGGTGCTTTCCGATGTGACGGTCACGCCCGGCGGCGTTTTCTACGTCGAACCCGGTGTCGAGATTTTATTTGCCCCCAATACGGCCCTAAACATCGACGGCGGAGATTTCATGGTGTACGGCATGGGCAAAAAGCCGGTCCGCCTGGCTCCCAAAGCAACCGGAAAAGAGCCCGGAGTCTGGCAAGGGGTTACCCTAAAAGGTGCCAAGCGAGCCGTCCTGCAGCATGTGACCATTGAAGGGGCTACAACCGGCCTGACCATCGCCGACAGCGCTCCGTCCATCAGCTCCTTGACCATAACCCGCTGCTCACAGGCGGCCCTGTATCTTAAGGATAACGCCAGGCCGAATATCAGCTGTTCCACATTTTCGGGCAACGAAGGCCAGGGGGCCGTTGTTATCGAGGGCGAAGGCCTGGCCCCGGTGATTCACAACAACGTTTTCGAAAACAACAATCCTTTTCAGGTTCAGAGTTACACCCCTTTAGAAATCGACCTTACGGGCAACTATTGGGGCCGCTCCGAACCTGAAGCCGAATGGTTTCTGGGTGAAGTCCTATGGAAACCGGCCCTGGCGAAACCGAGCGTTCCCTGCCCGATTAAATAG
- the ychF gene encoding redox-regulated ATPase YchF, translated as MKLGIIGLPNSGKSTVFEALTQTLSTGEKKGESRISTMQVPDERLTVLSNMFKPKKTIYAQMEYFLPGVSGQTKDQKIWHQVRDCNALIHVVRNFSGYGFDEPAPYDDFHALDQELILADLVVVEKRLERIEQDKQRGRKVDPEELSLLNQCLKKLETEVPLRKFPELTAAPTLKGYGFVSAKPILVLFNNDDDDDRLPVIENLTDKESCMLIRGKLEQELAQMSAEEVEDFLEEFNIPAPATDRAIKRSFEVLGLISFFTFVNEEVKAWTITKDTVAVDAAEVIHSDMKRGFIRAEVVAYNDLVDAGSYAEARKKGTVRLEGKQYMVQDGDVITFRFNV; from the coding sequence ATGAAACTCGGTATTATCGGCCTTCCCAATTCGGGCAAATCAACCGTATTTGAAGCGTTGACTCAGACGCTTTCCACAGGCGAAAAAAAAGGAGAAAGCCGCATCAGTACCATGCAGGTGCCGGATGAGCGGTTGACGGTCCTGAGCAATATGTTCAAACCGAAAAAGACCATTTATGCCCAGATGGAATATTTCCTGCCGGGCGTATCGGGCCAAACAAAAGACCAGAAGATTTGGCACCAGGTAAGGGATTGTAACGCCCTGATCCATGTGGTTCGCAATTTCAGCGGGTATGGTTTTGATGAACCCGCGCCATATGATGATTTCCATGCCCTTGACCAGGAACTTATCCTGGCCGACCTGGTTGTTGTTGAAAAGCGGCTGGAACGTATCGAGCAGGATAAACAACGGGGACGAAAAGTCGACCCGGAAGAACTTTCCCTTTTAAACCAATGTCTCAAAAAACTTGAAACCGAAGTCCCTTTGAGAAAGTTTCCGGAACTTACCGCGGCACCCACGCTTAAGGGCTATGGATTCGTTTCGGCCAAACCGATCCTGGTGCTGTTTAACAACGACGACGATGATGATCGCCTGCCGGTTATTGAAAACTTGACCGATAAGGAAAGCTGCATGCTGATACGGGGTAAACTCGAACAGGAGCTCGCCCAGATGTCTGCGGAAGAAGTCGAGGATTTCCTTGAAGAGTTTAATATTCCCGCGCCGGCAACGGATCGAGCCATCAAACGATCTTTTGAAGTTCTGGGTCTTATCTCCTTTTTCACGTTCGTTAACGAAGAGGTAAAAGCCTGGACCATTACAAAGGATACCGTCGCTGTCGACGCTGCCGAGGTAATCCATTCAGACATGAAAAGAGGGTTCATCCGGGCGGAGGTCGTGGCCTACAACGATCTTGTGGATGCCGGCAGCTATGCCGAAGCCCGGAAGAAAGGGACTGTCAGGCTCGAAGGCAAACAATACATGGTCCAGGATGGGGATGTAATAACCTTTCGGTTTAATGTCTGA